From one Desulfobaculum xiamenense genomic stretch:
- a CDS encoding sigma-54 interaction domain-containing protein has translation MLTPSMTAIWDDMCIGVAVVDADGICEYMNDIQRRVDGFHRVPVVGQHITSLYVPHELECIPTIECLQKSEPLLKKSYFYKTTNNYLASTVTDFFPLFDHGKKDGVIAFTIWTGTTSLVARKRRQPKAAPPKGKTSYEFYTFDSLIGEDPTLLDVIREARTAAQTSSPVMIWGESGTGKELFAQAIHAGGERRDQPLIPVNCAAIPENLLEGILFGTAKGAYTDAGDKPGLFEEADGGTMLLDELNSMPMGLQAKLLRVLQEKRVRRIGSHTEIPVDVRIISILNEDPLKAVEEGLLRRDLFYRLAVVGISVPALRSRRQDIPLLTRTFIDRSQLRPLASSIDIEADVMQMFQDYDWPGNIRELLHVVEGSLALLGGRLSIEMEGLPRHFREACASMEMRSDTHPSLPTPTRPNEDTLQRDYYDYADVKRSSVVPLKTCLQEYEAQCIRNVLRVTGGNVAKAARIMEITGAGLRYKMKQLDIKDED, from the coding sequence GTGTTAACGCCCTCCATGACCGCCATCTGGGACGACATGTGCATCGGCGTGGCCGTGGTGGATGCCGACGGCATCTGCGAGTACATGAACGACATCCAACGCCGCGTGGACGGCTTCCACCGCGTGCCCGTGGTGGGCCAGCACATCACCAGCCTCTATGTCCCCCACGAGCTGGAGTGCATCCCCACCATCGAGTGCCTCCAGAAGAGCGAGCCGCTTCTCAAGAAGTCCTATTTCTACAAGACGACCAACAATTATCTGGCCAGCACCGTCACCGACTTCTTCCCCCTCTTCGACCACGGAAAGAAGGACGGCGTCATCGCCTTCACCATCTGGACAGGCACCACGTCGCTGGTGGCGCGCAAGCGCCGCCAGCCCAAGGCCGCACCGCCCAAGGGCAAGACCAGCTACGAGTTCTACACCTTCGACAGCCTCATCGGAGAAGACCCGACCCTGCTCGACGTCATCCGCGAGGCCCGCACCGCAGCGCAGACCTCGTCGCCGGTCATGATCTGGGGCGAGAGCGGCACGGGCAAGGAGCTCTTCGCGCAGGCCATCCATGCGGGCGGCGAACGCCGCGATCAGCCGCTCATCCCAGTGAACTGCGCGGCCATCCCAGAAAACCTGCTGGAGGGCATCCTCTTCGGTACGGCCAAGGGCGCATACACCGACGCGGGAGACAAGCCCGGCCTCTTCGAGGAGGCCGACGGCGGCACCATGCTGCTGGACGAACTGAACTCCATGCCGATGGGCCTTCAGGCCAAGCTTCTGCGCGTGCTTCAGGAAAAGCGTGTACGACGCATCGGCTCCCACACGGAAATCCCGGTGGACGTGCGCATCATCAGCATCCTCAACGAGGACCCACTGAAGGCCGTGGAAGAAGGCCTCCTACGCCGCGACCTGTTCTACCGCCTCGCCGTGGTCGGCATCTCCGTGCCCGCGCTGCGAAGCCGCAGGCAGGACATCCCCCTGCTCACGCGCACCTTCATCGACCGCTCGCAGTTGCGCCCCCTCGCATCGAGCATCGACATCGAGGCCGACGTCATGCAGATGTTTCAGGACTACGACTGGCCGGGAAACATCCGCGAACTGCTCCATGTGGTCGAAGGCAGCCTCGCCCTGCTCGGCGGACGCTTGTCCATCGAAATGGAGGGACTACCCCGCCACTTCCGCGAGGCGTGCGCTTCCATGGAGATGCGCAGCGACACCCACCCCTCCCTGCCCACGCCAACCAGACCGAACGAGGACACCCTCCAGCGCGACTACTACGACTACGCCGACGTCAAACGCAGCAGCGTGGTGCCGCTCAAGACCTGCCTTCAGGAATACGAGGCACAGTGCATCCGCAACGTGCTGCGCGTCACCGGCGGCAACGTGGCCAAGGCGGCGCGCATCATGGAAATCACCGGCGCGGGCCTGCGCTACAAGATGAAACAGCTCGACATCAAGGACGAAGATTAG
- a CDS encoding glycyl radical protein, with amino-acid sequence MTNTSCENTCCCDNAAATPKGYGINWDTAEARVKELKDFLMSAPQIMDPERLQCMEEVYDEFAGEPVFYIRAKLFERVLTKKKIFLDGNPLVGTLTGVRAGVYAYPEWNVAWIKEEMQMAKMASLGEMKIPQETQDLLEKTYKRWKGCTCIDLNDKMFKDKYGFNPKPFAKAGMYYENVSVASGSGIADYPLVLNKGLRWLIDDVKERFRNCPTTLANKEKHDLYRAMIVAMEAVITHSHRYAELAEKTAAEETDPKAKAELLEIAEICRRVPEFPARNFREAIQSFWFIHLAIEVEQMACATSPGRYGQYMYPFYKKDIEEGNLTREQVLTLLKFQWIKHLELGEYQGASYAMTLSGHTGQTITIGGVDANGNDASTELEELLLETQTTMKNIQPTLTLLYHPKMKDSYLQKVVECVRGGSGQPQILNNNVVIQRTLARFAQYEDGITLEDARNCGNYGCVSTGVCGKGSFITQEDQPCLAKVIELMLNNGKCPVTKKQVGVETGDPREFKTFDELYEATKKQLDHLFSMSRKHSDLSQMARVQVVPSIFRSAMYDGCIEKGICEEAGGTRYPQVNPIMTAGIDAANSLLAIKHLVFDTKKLTMEQLLEALKANFEGYEDIRKMCFEAPKHGNDYPEVEGLVQQFYRDVDAIHHAQGPDCFGYRTPLDAYSLSYHNYFGSLMGALPTGRKAGTALTDGSVSAMPGSDHEGITALIKSGAEAIDTVRYGANHFNVKVNPQVLEGPAGARTLISLIKTYCDFGGSHIQFNCVSSETLKDAQANPQEYPDLVVRVAGFSAYFTRLDKGVQNEIIKRTEYKN; translated from the coding sequence ATGACCAATACTTCTTGCGAAAACACCTGCTGCTGCGACAACGCCGCCGCGACCCCCAAGGGCTACGGCATCAACTGGGATACCGCCGAAGCGCGCGTCAAGGAGCTCAAGGACTTCCTCATGTCTGCTCCGCAGATCATGGATCCTGAGCGCCTGCAGTGCATGGAAGAGGTTTATGACGAGTTCGCGGGCGAACCCGTCTTCTACATCCGCGCCAAGCTTTTCGAGCGCGTTCTGACCAAGAAGAAGATCTTCCTCGACGGCAACCCCCTCGTGGGTACCCTGACCGGCGTGCGCGCCGGCGTGTACGCCTACCCCGAGTGGAACGTCGCCTGGATCAAGGAAGAGATGCAGATGGCCAAGATGGCCTCCCTCGGCGAGATGAAGATTCCTCAGGAGACTCAGGATCTTCTGGAGAAGACCTACAAGCGCTGGAAGGGCTGCACCTGCATCGACCTGAACGACAAGATGTTCAAGGACAAGTACGGCTTCAATCCCAAGCCGTTTGCCAAGGCCGGCATGTACTACGAGAACGTCAGCGTGGCCAGCGGCTCCGGCATCGCCGACTACCCGCTCGTCCTGAACAAGGGCCTGCGCTGGCTCATCGACGACGTGAAGGAGCGCTTCCGCAACTGCCCCACCACGCTGGCCAACAAGGAAAAGCATGACCTCTACCGCGCCATGATCGTCGCGATGGAAGCCGTCATCACCCATTCTCACCGCTACGCAGAGCTGGCCGAGAAGACCGCCGCCGAGGAGACCGATCCCAAGGCCAAGGCCGAGCTGCTCGAGATCGCCGAGATCTGCCGCCGCGTACCTGAATTTCCGGCCCGCAACTTCCGCGAGGCCATTCAGTCCTTCTGGTTCATCCACCTCGCCATCGAGGTCGAGCAGATGGCCTGCGCCACCTCGCCCGGCCGCTACGGCCAGTACATGTACCCCTTCTACAAGAAGGACATCGAGGAAGGCAATCTGACCCGCGAGCAGGTGCTCACGCTGCTCAAGTTCCAGTGGATCAAGCACCTTGAGCTTGGCGAGTACCAGGGCGCTTCCTACGCCATGACCCTGTCCGGCCACACCGGCCAGACCATCACCATCGGCGGCGTGGACGCCAACGGCAACGACGCCAGCACCGAACTGGAAGAGCTGCTGCTCGAGACCCAGACCACGATGAAGAACATTCAGCCCACGCTGACCCTGCTCTATCATCCCAAGATGAAGGATTCCTACCTTCAGAAGGTTGTGGAGTGCGTCCGCGGCGGCTCCGGCCAGCCCCAGATCCTCAACAACAACGTGGTCATCCAGCGTACGCTCGCCCGCTTTGCCCAGTACGAGGATGGCATCACCCTCGAAGACGCCCGCAACTGCGGCAACTACGGCTGCGTGTCCACCGGCGTCTGCGGCAAGGGTAGCTTCATCACGCAGGAAGACCAGCCCTGCCTCGCCAAGGTCATTGAGCTGATGCTCAACAACGGCAAGTGCCCCGTGACCAAGAAGCAGGTGGGTGTGGAGACCGGCGACCCGCGCGAGTTCAAGACCTTTGACGAGCTCTACGAGGCCACCAAGAAGCAGCTGGACCACCTCTTCAGCATGTCCCGCAAGCACTCCGACCTGAGCCAGATGGCCCGCGTCCAGGTGGTTCCGAGCATCTTCCGCTCCGCCATGTACGACGGCTGCATCGAGAAGGGCATCTGCGAGGAGGCCGGTGGTACCCGCTACCCGCAGGTCAACCCCATCATGACCGCCGGTATCGACGCCGCCAACTCCCTGCTGGCCATCAAGCATCTGGTGTTCGACACCAAGAAGCTGACCATGGAGCAGCTGCTTGAGGCCCTCAAGGCCAACTTCGAGGGCTACGAGGACATCCGCAAGATGTGCTTCGAGGCTCCCAAGCACGGCAACGATTACCCCGAAGTGGAAGGACTCGTGCAGCAGTTCTACCGCGACGTGGACGCCATCCATCACGCTCAGGGCCCGGACTGCTTCGGCTACCGCACCCCGCTGGATGCGTACTCCCTGTCGTACCACAACTACTTCGGTTCGCTCATGGGCGCGCTGCCCACCGGCCGCAAGGCTGGCACGGCACTGACCGACGGTAGCGTCTCCGCCATGCCCGGTTCCGACCATGAAGGCATCACCGCCCTCATCAAGTCCGGTGCGGAAGCCATCGACACCGTCCGCTACGGCGCGAACCACTTCAACGTGAAGGTGAACCCGCAGGTGCTGGAAGGCCCGGCCGGCGCACGTACCCTGATCTCCCTGATCAAGACCTACTGCGACTTCGGCGGCTCCCACATCCAGTTCAACTGCGTCAGCTCCGAGACTCTGAAGGACGCGCAGGCCAACCCGCAGGAATACCCCGATCTGGTCGTCCGCGTGGCAGGCTTCAGCGCCTACTTCACCCGCCTCGACAAGGGCGTGCAGAACGAGATCATCAAGCGTACCGAGTACAAGAACTAG
- a CDS encoding glycyl-radical enzyme activating protein, giving the protein MSQGMIYNIQRMSIHDGPGLRTTVFLKGCPLRCLWCSNPESQKTTPQMMYFENMCTGCGTCMDVCPNGAVVPVDGKFGRDIEKCTDCGLCAKSCPSKAREMSGRIMTVDEVMEIVRKDMLFYENSGGGVTFGGGEPTSGGQFFLDMLQAAHDAGLHVTVDTCGFCPEERFDKTLELADLFLFDCKHMDPEAHKLLTGQDNTIILRNMRAALNSGKEVRIRMPLMPGMNDSDENIAAMAAFFAEFGRNEIEVMPCHAFGRNKYVALGKPLPAVSQYAPEELKVVWDRFAKHGLTPVLV; this is encoded by the coding sequence ATGAGTCAGGGAATGATCTACAATATCCAGCGCATGTCCATCCATGACGGCCCGGGTCTGCGGACCACGGTGTTCCTCAAGGGCTGTCCCCTGCGCTGTCTGTGGTGCAGCAATCCGGAATCCCAGAAGACCACGCCGCAGATGATGTATTTCGAGAACATGTGCACCGGCTGCGGCACCTGTATGGACGTGTGCCCCAACGGCGCAGTGGTGCCCGTGGACGGAAAGTTCGGCCGCGACATCGAGAAGTGTACCGATTGCGGCCTGTGCGCCAAGTCCTGCCCCTCCAAGGCCCGTGAGATGTCCGGTCGGATCATGACCGTGGACGAGGTGATGGAGATCGTGCGCAAGGACATGCTGTTCTACGAGAATTCGGGCGGCGGCGTGACCTTCGGCGGCGGCGAGCCCACCTCCGGCGGCCAGTTCTTCCTCGACATGCTTCAGGCCGCGCACGACGCTGGCCTCCATGTGACCGTGGACACCTGCGGCTTCTGCCCCGAGGAGCGCTTCGACAAGACCCTCGAGCTCGCGGACCTTTTCCTGTTCGATTGCAAGCACATGGATCCCGAGGCGCACAAGCTGCTCACCGGGCAGGACAACACCATAATTTTGCGCAACATGCGCGCGGCCTTGAATTCCGGAAAGGAAGTGCGTATTCGCATGCCGCTCATGCCCGGCATGAACGACTCCGATGAGAATATCGCCGCCATGGCCGCATTTTTCGCTGAGTTCGGTCGCAACGAGATCGAAGTCATGCCGTGCCACGCCTTCGGGCGGAACAAGTACGTGGCGCTGGGCAAGCCGCTTCCGGCCGTCTCCCAGTATGCGCCCGAAGAGTTGAAGGTCGTTTGGGACCGATTTGCCAAGCACGGGCTCACTCCCGTCTTGGTGTAA
- a CDS encoding ErpA-related iron-sulfur cluster insertion protein (Members of this family, many of which are selenoproteins, show homology to the iron-sulfur cluster insertion ErpA that was described in Escherichia coli.) yields MFEVTIPEEMLEKLRSMLEDEDEGTCVRLREYKHGSGCSSKIILGLGMEERDEDEDVSVEVQGVPFIADKDFLVKYGTTFTLEFNENGEVVMHAVEA; encoded by the coding sequence ATGTTTGAAGTGACCATTCCCGAAGAGATGCTGGAGAAGTTGCGTTCCATGTTGGAGGACGAGGACGAGGGCACCTGTGTGCGCCTGCGCGAGTACAAGCACGGCTCCGGGTGCAGCTCGAAGATCATCCTCGGTCTTGGCATGGAGGAACGTGATGAGGACGAAGACGTGAGCGTCGAGGTGCAGGGCGTGCCCTTCATCGCGGACAAGGATTTCCTGGTGAAGTACGGAACGACCTTCACCCTCGAATTCAATGAGAATGGCGAAGTCGTGATGCACGCCGTGGAGGCCTGA
- a CDS encoding methyltransferase, with protein sequence MNTPQSDFSPLSRLMSQEVIFHAVVQCVRLKLFDALSEQPATPEEIARKFGFQLGPTQALLELLAVNDLLTLGEHGYENTATAAEFLVSDSYFYQGAALEHNSRFTAAIKTQFIPLLKGEANPIAHAPDDAWSDTDTMRATLQHSRMGALQDTVKVISGLPNFTEMRFMADIGGNHGEYSMALIERNPQLHGVILDLPGVVEKANERIARHELTQSLKAQVLDLRSDTLPSDSYDLVIASHILYAFMDDLAGFARQVHDSLKPGGWFVSQHMNRHSDTALQEKASLEFVTRMSGYPTHFIAREQLESAFAVAGFADIRCAFSGPGAQGLIVAGQRDS encoded by the coding sequence ATGAACACGCCGCAAAGCGATTTCAGCCCGTTGTCACGCTTGATGTCGCAAGAAGTGATCTTTCACGCCGTCGTGCAATGCGTGCGACTGAAACTTTTCGACGCCTTATCCGAACAGCCCGCGACACCCGAGGAAATCGCACGAAAATTCGGCTTTCAGCTAGGCCCCACACAAGCGCTGCTGGAACTGCTCGCCGTCAACGACCTGCTGACGCTTGGAGAGCATGGGTATGAAAACACCGCCACCGCCGCCGAATTTCTTGTGTCGGACTCGTATTTTTATCAGGGCGCTGCTCTGGAACACAACAGCCGATTCACCGCAGCCATCAAGACGCAATTCATCCCCCTTCTCAAGGGCGAAGCCAACCCCATCGCGCACGCCCCAGACGACGCCTGGAGCGACACCGACACGATGCGGGCCACGCTGCAGCATTCCCGCATGGGCGCGCTACAGGACACGGTGAAGGTCATTTCCGGGTTGCCGAATTTTACCGAGATGCGCTTCATGGCGGACATCGGGGGCAATCATGGCGAATACAGCATGGCGCTCATCGAGCGAAATCCTCAGCTCCACGGGGTCATCCTCGACCTTCCCGGCGTGGTGGAAAAGGCCAACGAGCGCATCGCACGCCACGAGCTGACACAAAGCCTGAAGGCACAGGTTCTGGATTTGCGCAGCGACACGCTCCCGAGCGACTCGTACGATCTGGTGATTGCGTCGCACATTCTTTATGCGTTCATGGACGACCTCGCAGGGTTCGCCAGACAGGTGCATGATTCCCTGAAACCCGGAGGGTGGTTCGTGTCCCAGCATATGAACCGCCACTCGGACACGGCCCTTCAGGAAAAGGCTTCGCTGGAATTCGTCACGCGCATGTCGGGCTACCCGACGCACTTCATCGCGCGAGAACAACTGGAATCCGCCTTTGCGGTAGCGGGTTTCGCCGATATCCGCTGCGCATTTTCCGGCCCTGGCGCACAAGGGCTCATCGTGGCGGGACAACGGGATAGCTGA
- a CDS encoding AraC family transcriptional regulator, which produces MTTTQHSATPSFEVRTIAPIRVAAVRHVGPYEACETAWQTLCGWAGPKGLLGPKAVFMGLSHDDPSRTPTFQLRYDACIAIADDVAIEADAPVHEITIAGGDFLCAIHHGPYSELFETYVGLFAYVLPRLGRECSCPSVEVYLEDCTVTPADKLRTEIRIPLK; this is translated from the coding sequence ATGACCACCACGCAGCATAGCGCCACCCCATCCTTCGAAGTCCGCACCATCGCCCCCATCCGCGTCGCCGCCGTCCGCCACGTCGGCCCCTATGAGGCATGCGAAACTGCCTGGCAGACCCTGTGCGGATGGGCCGGTCCCAAGGGCCTGCTCGGCCCCAAGGCCGTCTTCATGGGCTTGTCGCACGACGACCCGTCGCGGACACCGACGTTCCAGCTCCGCTACGATGCCTGCATCGCCATCGCCGACGACGTCGCCATCGAGGCCGACGCCCCAGTGCACGAGATAACCATCGCGGGCGGGGACTTCCTCTGCGCCATCCACCACGGTCCCTACAGTGAGCTGTTCGAAACCTACGTCGGGCTGTTCGCCTACGTCCTGCCGCGTCTCGGCCGTGAATGCTCGTGCCCGAGCGTCGAGGTCTACCTCGAAGACTGCACCGTCACCCCCGCCGACAAACTGCGCACAGAAATCCGCATTCCGCTGAAGTAG
- a CDS encoding AraC family transcriptional regulator, producing MHDAAHILEQRILKARLFMEEHLDDAPSLDAIAAQAHFSPYHFHRVFTGMVGESVKAHMRRLRLERAAVRLLYSDRPLADIAFEAGYEAQEAFSRAFKALFGEGPALYRKQGNPEFLARGGTLRHDQKPSSGRTLESYGVTLEIRHLAPQRVAFIRHVGAYFECGRAWDTLCAWAGQKGLFTPHTQFMGVSHDDPAVTPSERIRYDACITVGPDVCADGPASITTIEGGDYVCALYRGPYTDLQDVYALLCGQGIPALGKDFANAPAVEVYHNTPEHTAPEDLLTEIRIPVVDIAY from the coding sequence ATGCACGACGCCGCACACATCCTCGAACAGCGCATCCTCAAGGCCCGGCTCTTCATGGAGGAGCATCTGGACGACGCGCCGTCCCTCGACGCCATCGCCGCGCAGGCGCACTTCTCGCCCTACCACTTCCACCGCGTGTTCACGGGCATGGTGGGCGAATCGGTCAAGGCGCACATGCGCAGGCTACGCCTCGAACGCGCCGCAGTGCGCCTCTTGTACTCGGACCGCCCCCTCGCGGACATCGCCTTCGAGGCGGGCTACGAGGCGCAGGAGGCCTTTTCCCGCGCGTTCAAGGCCCTGTTCGGCGAAGGCCCGGCCCTCTACCGCAAGCAGGGCAATCCGGAGTTCCTCGCCCGTGGCGGCACCCTGCGCCACGACCAGAAACCGAGCTCCGGACGCACGCTTGAGTCCTACGGCGTCACCTTGGAAATACGCCACCTTGCGCCGCAACGCGTGGCCTTCATCCGCCACGTCGGTGCCTACTTCGAGTGCGGCAGGGCATGGGACACGCTGTGCGCATGGGCGGGCCAGAAGGGTCTGTTCACCCCGCACACGCAGTTCATGGGCGTGAGCCACGACGACCCCGCCGTAACCCCGTCGGAGCGCATCCGCTACGACGCATGCATCACCGTCGGTCCGGACGTATGCGCCGACGGCCCGGCGTCCATCACCACCATCGAGGGCGGCGACTACGTCTGCGCCCTGTATCGCGGGCCCTACACCGATCTGCAAGACGTCTATGCCCTGCTGTGCGGTCAGGGCATCCCAGCCCTCGGCAAGGACTTCGCCAACGCCCCGGCCGTGGAGGTCTACCACAACACGCCAGAACACACGGCCCCCGAGGATCTGCTGACGGAAATCCGCATTCCGGTGGTGGATATCGCCTACTAG
- a CDS encoding helix-turn-helix domain-containing protein produces MADDLLTHAEIARQLGVSVSTIKNYRSKFPECLPVARRGKPLRFAAVSLAVCRTVHEGFGEGLSTERIRETLYERFPQYAKARRARAASRDNRRERVGEPALERSLARMEDVYAAVISRMNELEGRTTVAPTDGDGPLRDEVLRLRDEVGRLRRAIETGSAVAERTTPQVDGPASPQESQGVADGPSVTKGETPRARERVADDVVADILGLPLVIRSPGGEYLGVTLPGGGHLDVSAMLARLGARSAAADWTRSAGGWTLLLGEGVAAGREFDLRPVTTPRGNRVALLCGMRVAGRPADAGLLRSFLRTLRGGAEAGGA; encoded by the coding sequence ATGGCTGACGATCTGCTTACCCACGCCGAAATTGCCCGCCAGCTCGGCGTTTCGGTCTCGACCATCAAAAACTACCGCAGCAAGTTTCCGGAGTGTCTGCCAGTGGCCCGGCGCGGGAAGCCCCTGCGCTTCGCTGCCGTGTCCCTTGCCGTGTGCCGGACGGTGCACGAGGGCTTCGGCGAGGGACTGTCCACGGAACGCATCCGCGAGACGCTCTACGAGCGCTTTCCGCAGTATGCCAAGGCGCGGCGAGCCCGCGCGGCCTCGCGGGACAATCGGCGCGAGCGTGTGGGGGAGCCTGCGCTGGAGCGCTCCCTCGCGCGGATGGAGGACGTGTACGCGGCGGTTATCTCGCGCATGAACGAGCTTGAGGGGCGCACGACCGTCGCTCCGACGGATGGCGACGGCCCCCTGCGTGACGAGGTGCTTCGCCTGCGCGACGAGGTGGGGCGGTTGCGCCGCGCCATCGAGACCGGCAGCGCTGTTGCCGAACGCACGACACCGCAGGTGGACGGGCCGGCGTCGCCGCAAGAGTCGCAGGGCGTTGCCGATGGGCCGTCCGTCACGAAGGGAGAGACCCCCCGCGCACGGGAGCGCGTGGCGGACGACGTGGTGGCCGACATTCTGGGGCTGCCGCTGGTGATTCGCTCTCCGGGTGGCGAGTATCTGGGCGTGACCCTGCCCGGTGGCGGGCACCTGGACGTGTCGGCCATGCTGGCGAGGCTTGGCGCGCGGTCCGCCGCGGCGGACTGGACCCGCAGCGCCGGAGGCTGGACGCTGCTCCTAGGCGAAGGGGTAGCGGCCGGGCGGGAATTTGATTTGCGACCGGTGACCACGCCTCGCGGGAATCGGGTGGCGCTATTGTGCGGGATGCGCGTTGCGGGGCGTCCGGCGGATGCCGGTCTGCTGCGGTCCTTCCTGCGGACGCTGCGCGGCGGGGCCGAGGCGGGTGGGGCGTGA